From Parasphaerochaeta coccoides DSM 17374, a single genomic window includes:
- a CDS encoding aldo/keto reductase produces the protein MSHTARETRYDGMVYRRCGDSGLQLPAISLGLWHNFGYSASYEKGKEMVLGAFDLGITHFDLANNYGPPPGSAEDNFGRILSQDLKAYRDELVISTKAGYRMWPGPYGEWGSRKYLLSSLDQSLKRMGLDYVDIFYHHRPDHDTPLDETLDALAHAVHSGKALYVGISNYGPDDTRRAISGLRERGIRPLIHQMRYSMLARENEYVLDVLEEEGVGGIAFSPLAQGLLTGKYLGGIPAGSRADGNSVFLTPEKVAITDARKIDLLSSFALTRGQSLTHLALSWALRRPGMCSLIVGASSLAQVKDNLEALKNLDFGNDELERIEKILAG, from the coding sequence ATGAGTCATACAGCAAGAGAAACCAGATATGACGGCATGGTGTACCGCCGGTGCGGGGACAGCGGACTACAGCTCCCTGCAATCTCCCTGGGGCTGTGGCATAACTTTGGGTACAGTGCTTCATATGAGAAAGGAAAAGAGATGGTTCTGGGAGCCTTCGACCTTGGCATTACCCATTTCGACCTTGCCAACAACTATGGCCCGCCTCCCGGCAGCGCGGAAGATAATTTTGGGAGGATTCTCTCTCAAGACTTGAAAGCGTATCGTGATGAACTGGTCATTTCAACCAAGGCAGGTTACCGCATGTGGCCGGGGCCATACGGGGAATGGGGAAGCCGGAAGTACCTGCTTTCCAGCCTTGACCAGAGCTTGAAACGCATGGGTTTGGACTACGTGGACATTTTCTATCATCATCGTCCCGACCATGATACTCCGCTTGATGAAACCCTTGATGCGTTGGCTCACGCCGTACATAGCGGCAAGGCTTTGTATGTGGGCATCTCCAATTATGGTCCTGATGATACCCGCAGGGCTATTTCCGGTCTTCGGGAGAGAGGAATCCGACCATTGATACATCAGATGCGTTATTCCATGCTTGCGCGGGAAAACGAGTACGTCCTGGACGTGCTGGAAGAAGAAGGAGTGGGAGGCATCGCTTTCTCTCCGCTGGCGCAGGGGTTGCTCACCGGCAAATACCTTGGTGGTATCCCTGCCGGAAGCCGGGCGGACGGGAACAGCGTTTTTCTCACTCCGGAAAAAGTGGCGATCACCGATGCGCGGAAAATTGATCTCCTTTCATCCTTTGCGCTGACCCGTGGGCAGAGTCTGACCCATCTGGCTCTTTCGTGGGCGCTGCGTAGGCCGGGCATGTGCAGTCTCATTGTGGGGGCAAGCAGTTTGGCTCAAGTGAAGGACAACCTGGAAGCCTTGAAGAATCTTGACTTTGGCAATGACGAACTGGAAAGGATTGAGAAGATACTGGCGGGATAA
- a CDS encoding exopolysaccharide biosynthesis polyprenyl glycosylphosphotransferase — MSRYRDYLRFSIRICADRRDIIINQASNLLEQRSVFLPSLPGLYIGNKIVDFHWLPELYPNHTEQGLLKRAIKRGFDFIASLCAVIVLSPLLGFIALLVKLSSPGKVLYRQQRVTGKGRVFTMYKFRSMRSDMPENGDAHWTKKGDPRITPIGAFLRKTSIDELPQLFNVIGGSMSLIGPRPERSELVARFEKEIPGYRLRYNMKAGISGWAQVNGWRGDTSLERRIECDLYYIKNWGLFFDVKIILLTFFRGFLNKNAY; from the coding sequence ATGTCCAGATACAGGGACTATCTGCGGTTTAGCATCAGGATATGCGCGGACAGACGTGACATCATAATCAACCAGGCAAGCAATCTGTTGGAACAGAGGAGCGTATTCCTGCCATCATTGCCAGGCTTATACATTGGCAACAAGATTGTGGATTTCCACTGGTTGCCGGAACTCTACCCGAACCACACCGAACAGGGATTGCTCAAGCGAGCGATAAAACGTGGCTTCGATTTCATTGCGTCACTATGCGCTGTCATTGTCCTGTCGCCGTTGTTGGGCTTCATCGCCCTGCTGGTGAAACTATCTTCTCCGGGAAAGGTTCTCTACCGACAGCAGCGTGTCACGGGGAAAGGTCGGGTGTTCACCATGTACAAGTTTCGTTCGATGCGTTCTGATATGCCGGAGAATGGTGATGCGCACTGGACAAAAAAGGGAGACCCGCGCATCACGCCCATCGGGGCTTTCCTCCGCAAGACAAGTATTGATGAATTACCTCAGCTTTTCAATGTGATAGGAGGCTCGATGAGTCTTATCGGGCCGCGTCCGGAACGGTCTGAGCTGGTCGCCAGGTTCGAGAAGGAAATTCCCGGTTATCGGCTGCGGTACAACATGAAGGCCGGTATTTCTGGCTGGGCGCAGGTTAATGGCTGGCGTGGCGATACATCGCTTGAGCGCAGGATAGAATGTGACTTATATTACATCAAGAACTGGGGACTGTTTTTCGATGTGAAGATTATACTCCTTACATTCTTCCGCGGGTTCCTGAACAAGAATGCATATTAG